A DNA window from Planctomycetota bacterium contains the following coding sequences:
- a CDS encoding DUF3175 domain-containing protein → MGAARRRRGGWIRRVQETSNALDLPEGLFRGSPEEIARGLKRAAERSPRTRARTKFQSAMSMLNWFINRAGRGLSPERRARLERAKAALRRAFGRE, encoded by the coding sequence ATGGGAGCCGCCCGGCGCCGCCGCGGCGGGTGGATCCGCCGCGTCCAGGAGACGTCCAACGCCCTGGACCTTCCCGAGGGGCTCTTCCGGGGTTCGCCGGAGGAGATCGCCCGCGGACTGAAACGCGCCGCCGAGCGGAGCCCGCGAACCCGGGCGCGCACGAAGTTCCAGTCCGCCATGTCCATGCTCAATTGGTTCATCAACCGCGCCGGGCGCGGCCTCTCCCCGGAACGGCGCGCGCGTCTGGAGCGGGCCAAGGCGGCGCTGAGAAGGGCCTTCGGGCGGGAGTGA
- a CDS encoding DUF6569 family protein: MRWALAAVVLAAACGPDRTAPGGRLEGSAESGFEIFGPFTHENLSVFLIRKPGAPRGDEGMLTLEEALNAGALRVAEKAEGAEVNALEVENAGDRPVYIQAGDTVKGGKQDRTIAIDFILPPRSGKTKVDVFCVEPDRWRVRQGGGLRFETASVGVATNEQKIALKSERSQSAVWEAGRKVNQALAAKAMTASPHESYVLAAEDPKVKDRTEAYVKALVGVVEGREELVGASFAVNGEPTSVEIYATTALFRKLWAKLLRAAAVEAFAARPDRPAVKVPAASDVAALLRAADPGESQVRELPNGIRMRSRLGTQACRFDTEANGELLHLQVIKR; encoded by the coding sequence ATGAGATGGGCTCTCGCGGCGGTCGTTCTGGCGGCGGCATGCGGTCCCGATCGCACCGCGCCCGGAGGGCGGTTGGAGGGGAGCGCCGAAAGCGGCTTTGAGATTTTCGGACCGTTCACGCATGAGAACCTGTCGGTGTTCCTGATCCGCAAGCCCGGCGCGCCCCGGGGGGACGAGGGCATGCTGACGCTCGAGGAGGCCCTGAACGCGGGGGCGCTTCGCGTGGCGGAGAAGGCCGAAGGCGCGGAAGTGAACGCGCTCGAGGTGGAAAACGCGGGGGACCGGCCCGTCTACATTCAGGCGGGCGACACGGTCAAGGGGGGCAAGCAGGATCGAACGATCGCGATCGACTTCATCCTCCCGCCGCGCTCGGGAAAGACGAAGGTGGACGTCTTCTGCGTGGAGCCCGACCGGTGGCGGGTTCGGCAAGGCGGAGGTCTGAGGTTTGAGACCGCTTCGGTTGGGGTGGCCACGAACGAGCAAAAGATCGCCCTCAAGAGCGAACGCAGCCAGTCCGCGGTGTGGGAGGCGGGCCGCAAGGTCAATCAGGCGCTGGCCGCCAAGGCGATGACGGCGAGCCCGCACGAGTCCTACGTTCTGGCGGCGGAGGATCCCAAGGTTAAGGATCGCACGGAAGCGTACGTGAAGGCCCTGGTCGGAGTCGTGGAGGGCCGGGAGGAACTCGTGGGAGCGTCCTTCGCCGTCAACGGCGAGCCGACCTCCGTCGAGATCTACGCGACGACGGCGCTTTTTCGGAAGCTCTGGGCCAAGCTTCTGCGCGCCGCGGCCGTGGAGGCCTTCGCGGCGCGGCCGGATCGGCCGGCGGTCAAGGTCCCCGCCGCCTCGGACGTTGCCGCGTTGCTGCGCGCGGCGGATCCGGGAGAGTCCCAGGTGCGGGAGCTTCCGAACGGGATCCGCATGAGGAGCCGGCTCGGCACGCAGGCCTGCCGCTTCGACACGGAGGCGAACGGCGAGCTTCTGCACCTGCAAGTGATCAAACGGTAA
- a CDS encoding response regulator, producing the protein MTGTQPARRPRARRGEPPGRTLVVCVDDEPHILAALARLLREEPYEVRTTTDPEEALSWVRTGEVSVLVADYRMPGMSGTTLLQLAKAFSPRTRRIMLTGYPGETLLISAGEIGLMDLVGKPWDDEALKELIRDRLAWSDPE; encoded by the coding sequence ATGACGGGCACGCAGCCGGCACGGCGTCCCCGCGCGCGCCGGGGGGAGCCTCCCGGGCGCACGCTCGTCGTCTGCGTGGACGACGAGCCTCACATCCTGGCGGCCCTGGCGCGTCTCTTGCGCGAGGAACCCTACGAGGTGCGGACCACCACCGATCCGGAGGAAGCGCTGTCCTGGGTGCGGACGGGGGAGGTCTCCGTCCTCGTGGCGGACTACCGGATGCCCGGAATGAGCGGAACGACGCTTCTGCAGCTCGCCAAGGCCTTCTCCCCGCGGACCCGCCGGATCATGCTCACGGGCTATCCGGGCGAGACGCTGCTGATCTCGGCCGGCGAGATCGGGCTCATGGATCTCGTCGGCAAACCCTGGGACGACGAGGCCCTGAAGGAGCTGATCCGGGACCGCCTGGCGTGGTCCGATCCGGAATGA
- a CDS encoding CBS domain-containing protein — protein MDTARKVKDVMSREVETARPNMTVREAAETMKARNIGSLPVCEGDRLVGILTDRDITVRVIAEGKGSSETRVADVMTRARLHTVSEDAPLEEAERIMHDRQIRRLPVIGAEGARVGYLSQAKVARVESPSRAGKVLQGISRPEPPPPMESSARRSRRKTG, from the coding sequence ATGGATACGGCCAGGAAGGTCAAAGACGTCATGTCGCGCGAGGTCGAGACCGCCCGCCCGAACATGACCGTCCGCGAAGCGGCCGAGACGATGAAGGCCCGGAACATCGGCTCTCTCCCCGTCTGCGAAGGCGACCGTCTCGTGGGCATCCTCACGGACCGCGACATCACCGTGCGGGTCATCGCGGAGGGAAAGGGTTCCTCCGAGACCCGGGTCGCCGACGTGATGACCCGGGCGCGTCTCCACACCGTGTCGGAGGACGCTCCTCTGGAGGAGGCGGAGCGGATCATGCACGACCGGCAGATCCGCCGCCTTCCGGTGATCGGCGCCGAAGGGGCGCGGGTCGGCTACCTCTCCCAGGCGAAAGTGGCGCGGGTCGAAAGCCCCAGCCGGGCGGGCAAGGTCCTCCAGGGAATCTCCCGGCCGGAGCCGCCGCCGCCGATGGAATCCTCCGCCCGCCGAAGCCGGCGGAAAACCGGATAG
- the infA gene encoding translation initiation factor IF-1, producing MAKEEAVRVEGVVKEMLPNGMFRVSLARNPSHLILAHVAGRMRMHFVKILPGDKVIVEMSPYDLTRGRIVYRTSA from the coding sequence ATGGCCAAGGAAGAAGCCGTCCGAGTCGAAGGAGTGGTCAAGGAGATGCTGCCCAACGGCATGTTCCGCGTCTCCCTGGCCCGAAACCCGTCCCACCTGATCCTGGCTCACGTGGCCGGCCGGATGAGGATGCATTTCGTCAAGATCCTTCCGGGAGACAAGGTCATCGTCGAGATGAGCCCCTACGACCTGACGCGGGGGCGGATCGTCTACCGGACGTCGGCCTGA